A single window of Parabacteroides sp. FAFU027 DNA harbors:
- the secA gene encoding preprotein translocase subunit SecA translates to MGFNDILKSLFGNKSQRDLKEIDPYVKKIQAIYPEIEKLDNDGLRARSQAIMQLLQDCVAAERKAIEDKKAEIEEQDIETREKGWTEIDAIEKQIYEIQEKKLDEVLPEVFSIVKDTARRFTQNETVEVTATDFDRELAATKDFVKIEGNKAIYFNKWNAGGSQILWEMIHYDCQLFGGTVLHKGKIAEMATGEGKTLVATLPVFLNALTRNGVHIVTVNDYLSKRDSEWMGPLYMFHGLSVDCIDKHQPNSDERRKAYEADITFGTNNEFGFDYLRDNMAMSAEDLVQRKHNFAIVDEVDSVLIDDARTPLIISGPVPKGEDQMFEQFCPRVEKLVNEQRSYCTKLLAEARQKMASNDDKVREEGSVLLYRSFKGLPKNKPLIKFLSEPGVKAQMLKTEENYIQDNNRNLHIITDPLLFVIDEKNNSIELTDKGIDILTGHSEDPQFFVLPDIGAHIAEIEQSEISADEKQIQKDELLQNYSIKSERVHTINQLLKAYTLFEKDDEYVVIDNKVKIVDEQTGRIMEGRRYSDGLHQAIEAKERVTIEAATQTFATITLQNYFRMYKKLAGMTGTAETEAGEFWDIYKLDVVTIPTNRPIARNDMNDRVYRTKREKYTAVIEEIVKLVEQGRPVLVGTTSVEISELLGKMLTMRKIPHNVLNAKLHQREAEIVAMAGQSGTVTIATNMAGRGTDIKLSPEVKAAGGLAILGTERHESRRVDRQLRGRAGRQGDPGSSVFFVSLEDDLMRLFGAERITAIMDRLKFDEGEMIEHSMISKSIERAQKKVEENNFGIRKRLLEYDDVMNAQREVIYTKRRHALMGERISLDILNMIYDSSKLIFEEFADANDYHGLKDEVFRVFAIEVPFDADQFKSEKKAKLTDQLYHAVLEAFKRKSDAMAHVAQPVIKEVFETQGGVYESIMIPVTDGKLMYNISCNLKTAYDTECKDIVKTFQKTILLHTIDESWKEHLREMDELRNSVQNASYEQKDPLLIYKLESFGLFKEMVDSFSRKVVSVLMRGQIPVREPEQVHEAKHEPKQDYSQYHTQKDEYGAAPETHERPQPKREPVHVEKKVGRNDPCPCGSGQKYKNCHGKEMA, encoded by the coding sequence ATGGGATTTAATGATATTCTGAAGAGTCTTTTCGGAAACAAGTCTCAACGCGACTTGAAAGAGATTGACCCTTACGTGAAAAAGATTCAGGCTATTTATCCTGAAATCGAAAAACTGGATAACGACGGCCTGCGTGCCCGTTCACAAGCTATCATGCAGTTGCTTCAGGACTGTGTAGCCGCTGAACGCAAAGCCATCGAAGACAAAAAAGCAGAAATCGAAGAACAAGATATTGAAACCCGCGAAAAAGGCTGGACTGAAATTGACGCTATCGAAAAACAGATTTACGAAATTCAGGAAAAGAAACTGGATGAGGTTCTTCCGGAAGTATTCTCTATCGTAAAAGACACTGCCCGCCGTTTCACCCAAAATGAAACCGTGGAAGTTACAGCAACAGATTTCGACCGCGAACTGGCTGCGACAAAAGACTTCGTGAAAATCGAAGGCAATAAAGCGATTTATTTCAACAAATGGAATGCCGGTGGTAGCCAAATCCTTTGGGAGATGATTCACTACGATTGTCAGTTGTTCGGAGGTACCGTTCTCCATAAAGGTAAAATCGCAGAGATGGCAACCGGTGAAGGTAAAACTTTGGTGGCAACACTACCTGTTTTCCTCAACGCATTGACCCGCAACGGTGTGCACATCGTAACCGTAAATGATTACCTGTCGAAACGAGACTCGGAATGGATGGGGCCATTGTATATGTTCCACGGATTGAGCGTGGACTGTATCGACAAACATCAGCCTAACTCTGACGAACGCCGCAAAGCATACGAAGCTGACATCACATTCGGTACCAACAACGAATTCGGTTTCGACTACCTGCGTGACAACATGGCGATGAGCGCCGAAGACCTCGTGCAACGCAAACACAACTTCGCGATTGTCGATGAGGTGGACTCGGTATTGATTGACGATGCCCGTACTCCATTGATTATCTCCGGTCCGGTACCTAAAGGCGAAGACCAGATGTTTGAGCAATTCTGCCCACGCGTGGAAAAACTGGTAAATGAGCAACGTTCTTATTGTACCAAACTGCTGGCAGAAGCCCGTCAGAAGATGGCTTCAAACGATGATAAAGTGCGTGAAGAAGGTTCTGTTTTGCTTTACCGTTCATTCAAAGGTCTGCCTAAAAACAAACCGTTGATTAAATTCCTCAGCGAGCCGGGCGTAAAAGCGCAGATGTTGAAGACCGAGGAAAACTATATCCAAGACAACAACCGCAACTTACATATTATTACTGACCCGCTGTTGTTTGTCATTGATGAAAAAAATAACAGCATCGAGCTGACCGACAAAGGTATCGATATCCTGACCGGTCACTCTGAAGACCCTCAGTTCTTCGTTTTGCCTGACATCGGCGCGCACATTGCCGAGATCGAGCAATCGGAAATTTCTGCAGATGAGAAGCAAATTCAGAAAGATGAGTTGCTCCAAAACTACTCTATCAAATCGGAGCGTGTTCACACCATCAACCAGTTGCTTAAAGCCTATACCCTGTTTGAAAAAGACGACGAATACGTTGTAATTGACAACAAGGTAAAAATCGTTGATGAGCAGACCGGCCGAATCATGGAAGGCCGCCGTTACTCTGACGGTTTGCACCAGGCTATCGAGGCTAAAGAGCGTGTAACCATCGAAGCTGCAACGCAGACTTTTGCAACCATTACCCTTCAGAACTACTTCCGTATGTACAAAAAGCTGGCCGGTATGACCGGTACTGCTGAAACGGAAGCCGGTGAGTTCTGGGACATCTATAAACTGGATGTAGTAACTATCCCAACCAACCGTCCCATCGCCCGTAACGATATGAACGACCGTGTATATCGCACCAAACGCGAAAAGTACACTGCCGTTATCGAAGAGATTGTAAAACTGGTAGAACAGGGCCGTCCGGTATTGGTGGGTACTACTTCGGTAGAAATCTCCGAGTTGTTGGGCAAAATGCTCACCATGCGCAAAATCCCTCACAACGTACTGAATGCGAAACTGCACCAGCGTGAGGCTGAAATCGTAGCTATGGCAGGTCAATCAGGAACCGTAACCATCGCTACCAACATGGCGGGTCGTGGTACCGACATCAAGCTTTCTCCGGAAGTAAAAGCTGCCGGTGGTTTGGCTATCCTGGGTACGGAGCGTCACGAGTCCCGTCGCGTTGACCGTCAGTTGCGTGGTCGTGCCGGTCGTCAGGGAGACCCGGGGTCATCTGTATTCTTCGTGTCATTGGAAGATGATTTGATGCGTCTGTTTGGTGCAGAGCGTATCACCGCTATCATGGACCGTCTGAAATTTGACGAAGGCGAGATGATTGAGCACAGCATGATTTCGAAATCTATCGAACGTGCTCAGAAGAAGGTGGAAGAAAACAACTTCGGTATCCGTAAACGTCTGCTCGAATACGATGACGTGATGAACGCGCAACGCGAAGTGATTTATACCAAACGTCGTCACGCATTGATGGGTGAGCGTATCTCTCTCGATATCCTCAATATGATTTACGATTCTTCGAAACTAATCTTCGAAGAGTTTGCCGATGCCAACGACTACCACGGTTTGAAAGACGAGGTATTCCGTGTATTTGCTATCGAAGTACCGTTTGATGCAGACCAGTTCAAATCAGAAAAGAAAGCGAAACTGACCGACCAGCTTTACCACGCAGTACTGGAAGCGTTCAAGCGCAAATCGGATGCAATGGCTCATGTGGCACAACCTGTTATCAAAGAGGTATTCGAGACTCAGGGTGGCGTATATGAAAGCATCATGATTCCGGTAACTGACGGTAAACTGATGTACAACATCTCCTGCAATCTGAAAACGGCTTACGATACCGAGTGTAAGGATATTGTGAAAACGTTCCAGAAAACCATTCTGCTCCACACCATCGACGAATCGTGGAAAGAGCACTTGCGTGAAATGGACGAACTCCGCAACTCGGTACAGAATGCGAGCTACGAGCAAAAAGACCCGCTGTTGATTTACAAACTGGAGTCATTCGGTCTGTTTAAGGAAATGGTGGACAGCTTCAGCCGTAAAGTGGTGAGCGTGTTGATGCGCGGTCAAATTCCTGTACGCGAACCGGAACAGGTACACGAAGCCAAACACGAACCAAAACAGGATTACAGCCAGTACCACACACAAAAAGACGAGTACGGTGCGGCGCCTGAAACCCACGAACGTCCGCAACCCAAACGTGAACCTGTTCACGTGGAGAAAAAGGTCGGTCGTAACGACCCTTGCCCTTGCGGTAGCGGTCAGAAATACAAAAACTGCCACGGTAAAGAAATGGCATAA
- a CDS encoding uroporphyrinogen decarboxylase family protein, with protein MRNMKEWANQQIANKKRIAIPIMTHPGIEMIGKRVVDAVQNGEVHAQAVIELGKIYPSAATTVIMDLTVEAEAFGCQIDFPENDMPHIIGRLVSNAEEIDNLKVPDLTAGRIPGYLKANKLTAEAISDKPVFAGIIGPFSLAGRLYDMSEIMIGCYIEPEAIGKLLDKCTEFLINYCQELKRIGSNGVMIAEPAAGLLSNEDCQAFSSVYVKKIVDAVQDDNFMVVLHNCGNKGHCTEAMLNTDAAAFHFGNAIDMLETLNVCPKDKLIMGNVDPVGVMKLTSAAEVKTYVADLLQKTATFDNYVLSTGCDLPPHVPAENIQAFYEALNEYNQ; from the coding sequence ATGAGAAACATGAAAGAGTGGGCAAACCAACAAATTGCCAATAAGAAACGAATCGCCATCCCCATCATGACGCATCCCGGCATCGAGATGATTGGCAAACGCGTGGTAGATGCTGTACAAAACGGAGAGGTGCATGCTCAAGCCGTTATAGAACTGGGGAAAATCTACCCATCTGCTGCAACCACCGTCATTATGGACCTGACTGTCGAAGCCGAAGCTTTCGGTTGTCAGATTGACTTTCCGGAGAATGATATGCCGCACATCATTGGTCGTCTGGTGAGCAATGCCGAAGAGATTGACAATCTGAAAGTCCCTGACCTGACTGCCGGACGTATTCCCGGATATCTGAAAGCAAACAAACTCACAGCAGAAGCCATTAGCGATAAACCTGTTTTCGCAGGCATCATTGGCCCGTTTTCACTGGCCGGTCGCCTGTATGATATGTCCGAAATCATGATTGGCTGCTACATTGAGCCGGAAGCAATTGGAAAGCTTTTGGACAAATGCACCGAATTCCTTATCAACTATTGCCAGGAGCTGAAACGCATTGGCAGCAACGGGGTAATGATTGCCGAACCGGCAGCCGGATTGCTTTCCAACGAAGATTGCCAGGCCTTCTCTTCTGTGTATGTGAAAAAGATTGTCGATGCCGTGCAGGATGACAACTTCATGGTAGTGCTCCATAACTGCGGAAACAAAGGCCACTGTACCGAGGCTATGTTAAATACTGATGCGGCAGCATTCCACTTTGGCAATGCGATTGATATGTTGGAGACTCTCAACGTTTGCCCGAAAGACAAACTCATCATGGGAAATGTTGACCCCGTGGGGGTAATGAAGCTCACTTCTGCTGCTGAGGTTAAAACTTACGTTGCCGACCTTTTGCAAAAAACAGCTACATTTGACAACTACGTCCTTTCCACCGGATGCGACCTTCCGCCGCATGTTCCTGCTGAAAACATTCAGGCATTCTACGAAGCATTGAATGAATACAATCAATAA
- a CDS encoding nucleosidase has product MKILVTYAIPQERVDVSFPGCHIIYCQTGIGKVNAALSVYDAIQTHKPNLILNIGTAGSVVNDVDSIVICNTFVDRDMKKCKEFGVDYHHDFIEELSKITLFSGCEMHNTCNTGDSFVTEVIDEADAFDMENFAVAALCKRLSLPFISVKYITDKIGENSVKHWEDKLEDANAGLQAFFNQFK; this is encoded by the coding sequence ATGAAGATATTAGTCACATACGCCATTCCACAGGAGAGAGTAGATGTTTCATTCCCGGGATGCCATATTATCTATTGCCAGACCGGAATAGGTAAAGTTAACGCCGCTCTTTCGGTATATGATGCAATCCAAACCCATAAGCCTAACCTAATTCTCAACATCGGCACAGCTGGTTCCGTGGTCAATGACGTGGATTCGATTGTCATCTGCAATACCTTTGTGGATCGCGATATGAAGAAATGCAAAGAGTTTGGGGTAGACTATCATCATGACTTTATCGAGGAGTTAAGTAAAATCACTCTTTTCTCCGGTTGTGAAATGCACAACACCTGCAACACCGGTGACTCCTTTGTGACCGAAGTGATTGACGAAGCCGATGCTTTCGATATGGAAAACTTCGCCGTTGCTGCCCTTTGCAAAAGACTTTCACTGCCTTTTATTTCTGTAAAATACATCACTGACAAAATCGGAGAAAACTCTGTCAAACATTGGGAAGATAAGCTCGAAGATGCTAATGCCGGCCTTCAAGCTTTCTTCAATCAGTTCAAATGA
- a CDS encoding ThiF family adenylyltransferase: MGIEKGIFQRTELLLGKDSMSKLAQKRVIIFGIGGVGSWCAESLVRSGISNLTIVDSDRVCVTNINRQLLATTQTVGQVKTDVLKQRLLEINPKAEITALQKIYSKETHDSFELENYDYIIDAIDSLENKVHLIRKATETNATLFSSMGAALKVDPTRIRVAEFWKVDGCPLGAMLRRKIRKGEKLKKKFLCVYSDEVLENKGAAATCGTEQCLCPKSKNGPGDPDLVNHEWCSLKARINGTTSHIPAIFGFTIAGLVIKAINESE, translated from the coding sequence ATGGGTATTGAAAAAGGAATTTTCCAGCGTACGGAACTTCTGCTGGGAAAAGATAGTATGAGCAAACTGGCTCAGAAACGGGTCATCATATTTGGCATCGGAGGCGTTGGAAGCTGGTGTGCAGAAAGCCTCGTTCGCTCTGGCATTAGCAATCTCACGATTGTCGATTCTGACCGTGTATGTGTCACGAATATCAATCGTCAGCTCCTGGCTACCACTCAAACCGTGGGGCAAGTCAAGACTGATGTCCTCAAACAACGTCTGCTGGAAATCAATCCCAAAGCAGAAATTACTGCTCTGCAAAAGATATACAGCAAAGAAACGCACGACTCTTTCGAGCTTGAAAACTACGACTATATTATCGATGCCATCGATAGTCTGGAGAATAAGGTTCACCTTATCAGAAAAGCGACGGAGACCAACGCCACATTATTCTCCTCTATGGGAGCAGCTCTTAAGGTTGACCCAACCCGCATCCGTGTAGCTGAATTCTGGAAAGTCGATGGCTGCCCGCTTGGAGCCATGCTCCGCCGGAAAATCCGCAAAGGCGAAAAGCTGAAGAAGAAGTTCCTCTGCGTTTACAGCGATGAAGTTCTTGAAAATAAAGGCGCTGCTGCCACCTGTGGCACCGAGCAATGCCTTTGTCCGAAAAGCAAAAACGGTCCCGGCGACCCTGATTTGGTCAATCACGAATGGTGCAGCCTGAAAGCCCGCATCAACGGGACAACCTCTCATATCCCGGCCATATTCGGATTCACAATTGCGGGATTAGTGATAAAAGCCATAAACGAATCGGAATAA
- a CDS encoding Lrp/AsnC family transcriptional regulator, translated as MEKIDNLDRHILEIISRNARIPFKDVAAECGVSRAAIHQRVQRMIDMNVITGSGYTVNPKVLGYRSCTYIGVKLEKGSLYKQVVPELEKIPEIVECHYTTGPYTMLVKLYARDNEHLMELVNGKIQEIDGVIATETLISLDESIKREIPVKK; from the coding sequence ATGGAGAAAATAGATAACCTTGACAGACATATTCTTGAGATTATTTCTCGAAATGCAAGAATACCATTTAAAGATGTGGCTGCTGAATGCGGTGTATCCAGAGCGGCTATACACCAGCGTGTACAACGCATGATCGACATGAATGTCATTACCGGGTCAGGATATACCGTTAACCCTAAAGTTCTGGGTTATCGTTCATGTACATATATTGGAGTTAAGCTCGAAAAAGGCTCATTGTACAAACAAGTTGTCCCTGAACTTGAAAAGATTCCTGAAATCGTGGAATGTCACTATACAACGGGCCCATACACTATGCTGGTCAAACTTTATGCCAGAGATAATGAACACCTTATGGAGCTGGTCAATGGAAAGATTCAGGAGATTGACGGTGTAATTGCCACAGAGACATTAATCTCACTTGACGAAAGTATCAAACGGGAAATTCCGGTTAAGAAATAA
- the ribF gene encoding riboflavin biosynthesis protein RibF translates to MKIITDKSQLDGRDLAATIGFFDGVHRGHLHLINQVKAVAAQKGLSSAVITFREHPRKVIHTDYLPQLLTTFEERMSLLAESGIDYCIVMDFTFELAQFTAQQFIEVILSKTFSVKALVIGYDHRFGKNRTEGFEDYVRFGKEAGMEVIHADAFLHDKVHISSSAARRALQAGHIREVTMLLDRPYNIEGRVVKGHQLGREIGFPTANLEMLDAEKILPVPGVYAVKVLWRSKEYKGMMNIGVRPTVSNANKQTIEVHIFDFEVNVYGDVLKVFFIDKLRDERKMNGLEDLITQLQMDKEEAMKRL, encoded by the coding sequence ATGAAAATTATTACCGACAAATCACAACTTGACGGACGGGATCTGGCCGCAACCATTGGCTTTTTTGATGGGGTTCACCGGGGACATCTGCATTTAATCAATCAGGTGAAAGCAGTGGCTGCTCAAAAAGGGCTGAGCTCTGCCGTAATCACATTTAGAGAGCATCCCCGTAAGGTAATTCATACCGATTATCTCCCTCAATTGCTGACTACTTTTGAGGAGCGAATGAGTCTGCTTGCAGAAAGCGGCATTGATTATTGTATCGTGATGGATTTTACCTTCGAATTGGCTCAGTTTACGGCTCAGCAGTTTATAGAGGTTATATTAAGTAAAACATTTTCGGTAAAGGCACTGGTAATCGGTTATGACCATCGTTTTGGAAAAAACAGGACGGAAGGATTCGAAGATTACGTTCGTTTCGGAAAAGAGGCCGGGATGGAGGTGATTCATGCAGATGCCTTTTTACACGATAAGGTGCATATAAGTTCGTCGGCTGCCCGTCGGGCATTGCAGGCCGGGCATATCAGGGAAGTAACGATGCTGCTGGACCGACCATATAATATTGAAGGGAGAGTGGTAAAAGGCCACCAATTAGGACGTGAAATCGGGTTCCCGACGGCTAATCTGGAAATGCTGGATGCTGAAAAGATTTTACCTGTTCCCGGAGTGTATGCCGTGAAGGTTCTTTGGCGAAGCAAAGAATACAAAGGGATGATGAATATCGGGGTGAGACCGACAGTAAGCAATGCGAATAAGCAGACCATTGAGGTTCACATTTTCGATTTCGAAGTAAATGTATATGGAGATGTATTGAAGGTCTTTTTTATCGATAAGCTCCGCGATGAGCGAAAGATGAATGGGCTGGAAGACCTCATAACGCAGTTGCAGATGGATAAAGAAGAAGCAATGAAACGATTATAA
- a CDS encoding HAD family hydrolase — MNQMIKTIIFDLGGVLYDLDRQRCVNALEKAGLDNVNELLTNYKQAGVFQQLEDGEIAAEQFYAEIRQITGKNVPDEAIKNAWDAFLVEIPDYKLEMVLNLRKRFQVFMLSNTNEIHFSDAIPRAFEKNGKTIHDYFDRLYLSYQMNVSKPNPSIFHQLISDSGIDPQETLFIDDSPENVRVASEMGFKTYLAQPKENFSHIFEGLE, encoded by the coding sequence ATGAATCAGATGATTAAGACGATTATATTTGACCTGGGCGGCGTGCTTTATGACCTGGATAGACAACGTTGTGTAAATGCGTTGGAAAAAGCCGGCCTGGATAATGTAAATGAACTACTGACCAATTATAAACAAGCCGGAGTATTTCAACAGCTTGAAGACGGAGAAATAGCGGCTGAACAGTTTTATGCTGAAATACGCCAGATTACAGGCAAGAATGTACCTGACGAGGCGATTAAAAATGCGTGGGATGCGTTTCTGGTTGAAATACCCGATTATAAGCTGGAAATGGTATTAAACCTTCGCAAGCGTTTTCAGGTATTCATGCTGAGCAATACCAACGAGATTCATTTCAGTGATGCCATTCCCCGTGCATTTGAGAAAAATGGTAAAACGATTCATGACTACTTTGACCGGTTGTATTTGTCTTACCAAATGAACGTATCGAAACCCAATCCTTCCATTTTCCACCAATTAATTAGTGACTCGGGGATTGACCCGCAAGAGACATTGTTTATAGATGATTCTCCTGAAAATGTGCGCGTGGCAAGTGAAATGGGCTTCAAGACCTATCTTGCACAACCGAAAGAAAACTTCTCTCATATCTTTGAAGGCCTGGAATAA
- a CDS encoding DUF3276 family protein codes for MDGYQKRSMTNAKDQEIVYSRAIKAGKRIYYLDVKRNRKDELFLAITESKKVITGSIEDPVVEFEKHKIFLYKEDFEKFLIGIQDAIAFIGNSGSGEPLKNDIAEKLLSEIPDFVIDEIQ; via the coding sequence ATGGATGGATATCAAAAGAGAAGTATGACCAATGCGAAGGATCAGGAGATAGTTTATTCCCGAGCGATCAAAGCTGGTAAAAGAATCTATTACTTAGATGTAAAGAGAAATCGCAAAGACGAACTGTTTCTTGCCATTACAGAGAGCAAGAAGGTCATAACCGGTTCTATAGAGGATCCGGTTGTCGAGTTTGAAAAACACAAAATCTTTCTTTACAAAGAAGATTTTGAGAAGTTTTTAATTGGAATACAGGACGCGATTGCTTTTATTGGCAATTCTGGATCCGGTGAGCCTTTAAAGAATGATATAGCAGAAAAGCTATTAAGCGAAATTCCCGATTTTGTAATTGATGAAATTCAATAA
- the nusB gene encoding transcription antitermination factor NusB, which yields MINRVLIRIKVMQLIYSYYKNDNRSLATAETELMFSLEKSYELYNFLLLLMVELTQFQERRLDAARNKLLPTEQELNPNTRFIDNRFIRQLNENSQFNEYLSNQKISWTNEQDFIRILLDRIIESKTYQDYMASEEDSYEADREFWRSIFKNIIMEDADLAEVLEGNSLYWNDDMDIIGTFVLKTIKQFNPDKGEKQSLLPMFKAEADRDFAVTLFRKAILSEKEYRELIDKNTQNWEMDRIAFMDIIIMQIALAEIFNFESIPTTVTLNEYIELAKTYSTPKSGYFVNGVLNNVINQLKSEKRIVKN from the coding sequence ATGATAAACCGCGTATTGATTCGAATTAAAGTGATGCAGTTGATTTATTCATACTACAAGAATGACAACCGCTCACTAGCAACTGCCGAAACAGAATTAATGTTTAGTCTCGAAAAATCTTACGAATTGTACAACTTTCTGCTCCTGCTGATGGTGGAGCTGACTCAATTTCAGGAAAGAAGACTCGACGCTGCCCGTAACAAACTCCTCCCAACAGAACAAGAACTCAATCCCAACACCCGGTTTATAGACAACCGATTCATCCGTCAATTGAACGAAAACAGTCAATTCAACGAATATCTCAGCAATCAGAAAATCTCCTGGACAAACGAACAGGACTTTATCCGTATTTTGCTCGACCGTATCATTGAGTCAAAAACTTATCAGGATTATATGGCCAGCGAAGAAGATTCTTACGAGGCTGACCGCGAGTTCTGGCGCTCTATATTCAAAAACATCATCATGGAAGATGCCGATCTTGCTGAAGTATTGGAAGGAAACAGCCTTTACTGGAACGATGACATGGACATCATCGGTACTTTCGTCCTCAAAACAATCAAGCAATTCAATCCGGATAAAGGAGAAAAACAGTCTCTGCTACCAATGTTTAAGGCTGAAGCGGACCGTGATTTCGCCGTTACTCTCTTCCGTAAAGCCATCCTGAGCGAAAAAGAATATCGCGAACTCATCGACAAAAATACCCAGAACTGGGAAATGGACCGCATTGCGTTCATGGATATTATCATTATGCAGATTGCTTTGGCAGAGATATTCAATTTTGAATCGATTCCAACAACTGTAACGCTAAACGAATACATCGAGTTGGCAAAAACATACAGTACCCCAAAGAGTGGTTACTTTGTAAACGGAGTGCTCAACAACGTGATAAATCAGTTAAAATCGGAAAAGAGAATAGTGAAGAATTAA
- the yajC gene encoding preprotein translocase subunit YajC, producing the protein MNLLSVMLQAGAQGSGLSGILMMVLIIAVFYFFMIRPQAKRQKEIKKTREAMKNGDRVVTAGGIHGTIKEIADTYFVIEIAQGVRIKVEKGSVFASAADSQSAETK; encoded by the coding sequence ATGAACTTATTAAGCGTAATGCTTCAAGCCGGGGCTCAGGGTAGTGGTCTTTCAGGCATCCTGATGATGGTACTTATTATTGCCGTTTTCTATTTCTTCATGATTCGCCCACAGGCAAAACGTCAGAAAGAAATCAAAAAAACGCGTGAAGCAATGAAAAACGGAGACCGCGTAGTTACGGCTGGTGGTATCCATGGCACTATCAAAGAAATCGCTGACACTTACTTTGTTATCGAAATCGCACAAGGCGTTCGTATCAAAGTGGAAAAAGGATCTGTATTTGCATCTGCTGCCGATTCTCAGTCTGCTGAGACGAAATAA
- a CDS encoding YbbR-like domain-containing protein, with amino-acid sequence MQGRKNQLKIYRFLVKVRSFLRFKRKKELLTFLFFVILSTFFWFLQLMKENLETDFRVPLRIINIPRNIILTSDIPNSLQVRAKDKGATLFSYSFSRPVPTCEIDFRELQIKKGVATISSDYLLNKLRKKFVVGIDLRSVFPESINLNFSQGESKTVPVKLLSAITTENSFGLSNRIRFWPPKITIYAPTDKLNQIKEVYTQVLRVSNLKDTFETNLVLNKIDGVKLVPYKIRVMVPVESITEKSIDIPVIGINVPEGFNMRLFPATIRVVCSVSISHYKSVQANDFSFVIDYNDIQKNNTGRHHIKMVKYPHYVSNIRYQPDEVDVLMEEIQND; translated from the coding sequence ATGCAAGGCAGAAAGAATCAACTGAAGATATACCGCTTTCTGGTGAAGGTCAGAAGTTTCTTGCGTTTCAAACGCAAAAAGGAACTTCTGACCTTCCTTTTTTTCGTTATACTCTCTACATTCTTCTGGTTTCTGCAATTGATGAAAGAAAACCTTGAAACAGATTTCAGGGTTCCCCTTCGCATCATCAACATTCCCAGAAATATAATTCTCACATCGGACATTCCCAATTCATTACAAGTCAGGGCAAAGGACAAAGGCGCAACTTTATTTAGCTACTCCTTTAGCCGACCGGTACCGACTTGTGAAATTGACTTCCGGGAACTACAAATCAAAAAAGGGGTTGCCACAATATCCTCTGACTATTTACTCAATAAGCTAAGAAAGAAATTTGTAGTCGGCATAGATCTACGCTCTGTTTTTCCGGAATCGATTAACCTCAATTTTTCTCAGGGCGAATCTAAAACCGTACCGGTCAAACTTTTATCAGCAATTACCACCGAAAACTCATTCGGACTTAGCAACCGGATTCGTTTCTGGCCGCCTAAGATTACCATTTACGCGCCAACCGATAAACTCAACCAGATTAAAGAGGTTTATACGCAGGTGCTACGGGTTTCCAATCTAAAAGACACCTTTGAGACCAATCTGGTACTTAACAAAATCGATGGGGTGAAACTGGTTCCCTACAAAATCAGAGTCATGGTTCCAGTAGAGTCCATCACCGAAAAATCAATTGATATTCCGGTTATTGGAATCAATGTACCCGAAGGCTTCAATATGAGGTTATTCCCGGCTACGATCCGCGTAGTATGCTCTGTTTCAATCAGTCATTACAAATCAGTGCAGGCGAATGATTTTTCATTTGTAATTGACTACAACGACATTCAAAAGAACAACACTGGCAGACACCATATCAAGATGGTTAAATACCCCCATTATGTATCGAATATAAGGTATCAACCGGATGAGGTGGATGTACTAATGGAAGAGATACAAAATGATTAG